A single region of the Streptomyces sp. NBC_01803 genome encodes:
- a CDS encoding tetratricopeptide repeat protein, with translation MRRLPIPDDVTGDEVDRSVRQELMSLPKTLAIDVAKNLVMVARLLDEEPERAYGYARTALRLASRVGAVREAAGFAAYGVEKYSEALTEFRAARRMTGSVHLWPLMADCERGIGRPERALAMAGEPEVQQLDKAGQVEMRLVAAGARRDLGQTEAVLVTLQSPELASTAIHPWTARLRYAYADALLALGREDEAREWFAKALDADGGGTTDASDRLAQLDGIEFVDALDPEASDDDADDADIKADIETDAEVDAEADDEGDLEDDVKDVD, from the coding sequence GTGAGGCGGCTGCCCATCCCCGACGATGTGACGGGCGACGAGGTCGACCGTTCCGTGCGGCAGGAGCTCATGAGCCTGCCCAAGACGCTCGCGATCGACGTCGCCAAGAACCTCGTCATGGTCGCCAGGCTGCTGGACGAGGAGCCGGAGCGGGCGTACGGCTACGCGCGCACGGCGCTGCGGCTCGCGTCCCGGGTGGGTGCCGTGCGGGAAGCGGCCGGGTTCGCGGCGTACGGGGTGGAGAAGTACTCCGAGGCGCTCACCGAATTCCGGGCGGCCCGGCGGATGACCGGCTCGGTCCACCTCTGGCCCCTCATGGCCGACTGCGAGCGTGGCATCGGGCGCCCCGAGCGGGCCCTGGCCATGGCCGGGGAGCCCGAGGTGCAGCAGCTCGACAAGGCGGGACAGGTCGAGATGCGGCTGGTCGCGGCCGGCGCCCGGCGTGACCTCGGGCAGACCGAGGCCGTCCTCGTCACCTTGCAGAGCCCCGAGCTGGCCTCGACCGCCATCCACCCGTGGACCGCGCGGTTGCGCTACGCCTACGCCGACGCGCTGCTCGCCCTCGGCCGTGAGGACGAGGCGCGCGAGTGGTTCGCCAAGGCGCTGGACGCCGATGGCGGCGGCACCACGGATGCGTCGGACCGCCTGGCGCAGCTGGACGGCATCGAGTTCGTCGACGCGCTGGACCCGGAGGCATCGGACGACGACGCCGACGACGCCGACATCAAGGCCGACATCGAGACCGATGCCGAGGTTGATGCCGAGGCGGACGACGAGGGCGACCTGGAGGACGACGTCAAAGACGTCGACTAG
- a CDS encoding DUF1015 domain-containing protein, with protein MRHDGLDLAPFRALRYVPDRVGSLAAVTSPPYDMVVRPDGVDRLETADPHNIVRLILPHDGDPAARHRRAGDTLRRWRADGVLALDPWPAALYVYEQRAAGTLQRGLIGALRLTRPEDGVVLPHEDVIAEVVADRAALMRATAANLEPLLLSYRDGAGAAAVVERAVSRTPLSATTTADGTEHRLWPVTDPAELDAAIEDLARHRALIADGHHRWATYLRLADEHGGRPPWDRGLVLLVDTARYPLRVQPIHRLLSGLPPAEALARLNGAFRTRRLGDSLADALHTLAGTEGNAFLLTDGDTFHLLDRPDAALLAATIPQHRPAKWRELDATVLHAALLGPVWGVVDGPAAVRYLHDATAVVAQAHRLGGTAVLMRPVPESTVRALAEEGVTMPHKSTSFGPKPATGLLLRSLDTGFGPN; from the coding sequence ATGCGTCACGATGGCCTTGACCTCGCCCCGTTCCGCGCCCTGCGTTACGTCCCGGACAGGGTGGGAAGCCTCGCGGCCGTGACGTCGCCGCCGTACGACATGGTGGTCCGCCCGGACGGCGTCGACAGGCTGGAAACGGCCGACCCGCACAACATCGTCCGGCTGATCCTGCCCCACGACGGCGACCCGGCCGCCCGCCACCGGCGGGCGGGCGACACCCTGCGACGCTGGCGGGCGGACGGCGTGCTGGCGCTGGATCCGTGGCCCGCCGCCCTGTACGTGTACGAGCAGCGCGCCGCCGGAACGCTCCAGCGCGGCCTGATCGGAGCCCTGCGGCTGACACGGCCGGAGGACGGCGTGGTCCTCCCCCACGAGGACGTGATAGCAGAGGTCGTCGCCGACCGGGCCGCCCTGATGCGGGCCACGGCCGCGAACCTCGAGCCGCTCCTGCTCTCCTACCGCGACGGCGCCGGAGCCGCCGCCGTCGTCGAACGGGCCGTTTCGCGCACGCCGCTCAGCGCCACCACCACGGCGGACGGCACCGAACACCGGCTCTGGCCGGTGACCGACCCGGCCGAACTCGACGCCGCCATCGAGGACCTGGCCCGCCACCGGGCCCTGATCGCGGACGGCCACCACCGCTGGGCGACCTATCTGCGCCTGGCGGACGAGCACGGCGGCCGACCGCCGTGGGACCGCGGCCTGGTCCTCCTGGTCGACACGGCTCGCTACCCGCTGCGCGTCCAGCCCATCCACCGGCTGCTGTCCGGGCTGCCGCCCGCCGAGGCGCTGGCGCGCCTCAACGGCGCCTTCCGCACCCGCCGCCTGGGCGACTCACTGGCGGACGCCCTCCACACCCTGGCCGGCACCGAGGGCAACGCCTTCCTGCTCACCGACGGGGATACGTTCCACCTGCTCGACCGCCCCGACGCGGCGCTCCTGGCCGCGACGATCCCCCAGCACCGGCCCGCGAAATGGCGGGAATTGGACGCGACCGTGCTGCACGCCGCCCTCCTCGGCCCGGTGTGGGGCGTGGTCGACGGCCCGGCCGCCGTGCGGTATCTGCACGACGCGACGGCCGTCGTCGCCCAGGCTCATCGCCTGGGCGGGACGGCCGTCCTCATGCGTCCCGTACCCGAGAGCACCGTGCGCGCCCTCGCGGAGGAGGGCGTCACGATGCCGCACAAGTCGACGTCGTTCGGCCCGAAGCCGGCGACGGGGCTGCTGCTGCGCAGCCTCGACACCGGCTTCGGGCCGAACTGA
- a CDS encoding NfeD family protein yields MDFWVWWLIAAGGFAIALVLTAMPELGMLAAGGVAAALAAGLTDSLVAQVIVFAVVSTALILAVRPIARRARTQPPALRSGSDALMGKSAVVLERVDGTSGRIKLAGEVWSARALGEDDSYEPGSQVSVVEIDGATAVVM; encoded by the coding sequence GTGGACTTTTGGGTGTGGTGGCTGATCGCCGCCGGAGGATTCGCGATCGCTCTCGTCCTGACCGCCATGCCGGAGCTGGGCATGCTCGCCGCCGGCGGGGTCGCCGCCGCGCTCGCGGCCGGCCTGACCGACAGCCTCGTGGCCCAGGTCATCGTGTTCGCCGTCGTGTCCACGGCGCTCATCCTGGCCGTCCGGCCCATCGCGCGGCGCGCCCGCACTCAGCCCCCGGCGCTGAGATCGGGTTCCGACGCGCTCATGGGAAAGTCCGCCGTCGTGCTGGAGCGGGTCGACGGCACCAGCGGGCGGATCAAGCTCGCCGGAGAGGTGTGGTCGGCCCGCGCGCTGGGGGAGGACGACTCCTACGAGCCCGGAAGCCAGGTCAGCGTCGTGGAAATCGACGGGGCGACCGCCGTCGTGATGTGA
- a CDS encoding NAD kinase, whose amino-acid sequence MTTTSTPQQPGREPRTVFLLTHTGRPAAVRSAERVVQGLLSRGIGVRVLSDEADDLSLPPEVERVDKNDPDRGVVDGCELLVVLGGDGTLLRGAEFSRASGVPLLGVNLGTVGFLAEAERDDLDKVVHRVVARAYEVEERMTLDVLVRDNGGVRHTDWALNEASVEKAARERLMEVVIEVDGRPVSGFGGDGVVCATPTGSTAYAFSAGGPVVWPEVEALLMVPISAHALFAKPLVTAPDSVLAVELRQHTLPGVLWCDGRRTVDLPPGARVEVRRGAVPVRLARLHHAPFTDRLVAKFALPVAGWRGAPR is encoded by the coding sequence GTGACCACCACCAGCACGCCGCAGCAGCCGGGCCGGGAGCCACGGACCGTTTTCCTGCTCACGCACACCGGCCGCCCGGCAGCCGTGCGCAGCGCCGAACGGGTGGTGCAGGGCCTCCTCAGCCGGGGCATCGGCGTCCGCGTCCTGAGTGACGAGGCCGACGACCTGTCGTTGCCGCCCGAGGTCGAGCGCGTCGACAAGAACGATCCCGACCGCGGCGTCGTGGACGGCTGCGAGCTGCTCGTCGTGCTCGGGGGCGACGGCACCCTGCTGCGCGGCGCCGAGTTCTCCCGCGCCTCCGGCGTGCCGCTGCTCGGGGTCAACCTCGGCACCGTCGGCTTCCTCGCCGAGGCCGAGCGCGACGATCTCGACAAGGTCGTGCACCGCGTCGTCGCCCGCGCCTACGAGGTCGAGGAACGCATGACCCTCGACGTCCTGGTCCGGGACAACGGGGGCGTCCGGCACACCGACTGGGCGCTGAACGAGGCGTCCGTCGAGAAGGCCGCCAGGGAACGCCTGATGGAGGTCGTCATCGAGGTCGACGGCCGTCCCGTCTCCGGATTCGGCGGCGACGGTGTGGTCTGCGCCACTCCGACCGGCTCCACGGCGTACGCCTTCTCGGCGGGCGGCCCGGTCGTCTGGCCGGAGGTCGAGGCGCTGCTGATGGTGCCGATCAGCGCGCACGCCCTGTTCGCCAAGCCGCTGGTCACCGCTCCCGACTCGGTGCTCGCCGTCGAACTCAGGCAGCACACCCTGCCCGGCGTGCTGTGGTGCGACGGGCGGCGCACCGTTGACCTGCCGCCCGGCGCCCGGGTCGAGGTGCGTCGTGGGGCCGTGCCGGTCCGGCTGGCGCGGCTGCACCACGCGCCGTTCACGGACCGGCTGGTCGCCAAGTTCGCCCTGCCGGTGGCCGGCTGGCGCGGCGCGCCGCGCTGA
- a CDS encoding HNH endonuclease: MRQTLVLNASYEPLSTVSLRRAVVLVIQHKAVVEHAHPALRVRAAAVDLPVPQVIRLRRFVRVPFRQRAPWSRRGVLVRDRFRCAYCGRRATTIDHVVPRSQGGGDTWLNTVAACAEDNHRKAARTPAQAGMRLLAPPFEPTPADALLLAVGARDGDALPEWLTPPRAAASA; the protein is encoded by the coding sequence ATGCGTCAGACCCTTGTGCTCAACGCGAGTTACGAGCCGCTGTCGACGGTGTCCCTGCGGCGGGCGGTGGTGCTGGTGATCCAGCACAAGGCGGTCGTGGAGCACGCGCACCCGGCGCTGCGGGTGCGGGCCGCGGCGGTGGATCTGCCGGTTCCGCAGGTGATCCGGCTGCGGCGCTTCGTGCGGGTACCGTTCCGACAACGGGCACCGTGGTCGCGGCGGGGCGTCCTGGTACGCGACCGGTTCCGATGCGCGTACTGCGGTCGCCGGGCGACCACGATCGACCACGTGGTGCCCCGGTCGCAGGGCGGCGGGGACACCTGGCTGAACACGGTGGCGGCGTGCGCGGAGGACAACCACCGCAAGGCCGCTCGCACGCCCGCGCAGGCGGGGATGCGGCTGCTCGCGCCGCCGTTCGAGCCGACGCCGGCCGACGCGCTGCTGCTGGCGGTCGGCGCGCGGGACGGCGACGCGCTGCCGGAGTGGCTGACGCCGCCGAGGGCCGCGGCCTCCGCCTGA
- a CDS encoding SPFH domain-containing protein: protein MAIIIVLVILVVLVVIALVQTIQVIQQASAAIVERFGRYTRTLNAGLNIVVPFIDRIRNRIDLREQVVPFPPQPVITQDNLVVNIDTVIYYQVTDARAATYEVSNYIQAIEQLTVTTLRNIIGGMDLERTLTSREEINAALRGVLDEATGKWGIRVNRVELKAIEPPTSIQDSMEKQMRADRDKRASILQAEGVRQSEILQAEGAKQSEILRAEGDAKAAALRAEGEAQAIRTVFEAIHAGDADQKLLAYQYVQMLPKIAEGDANKVWIVPSELGDALKGLGGTLNKYTGAPPNGGGNGGSDPSSLSKPPTREQPRIE, encoded by the coding sequence ATGGCCATCATCATCGTGCTGGTCATCCTGGTGGTGCTGGTCGTCATCGCGCTCGTCCAGACCATCCAGGTGATCCAGCAAGCCAGCGCCGCCATCGTCGAGCGTTTCGGCCGCTACACCCGCACGTTGAACGCCGGACTCAACATCGTCGTCCCGTTCATCGACCGCATCCGCAACCGCATCGACCTCCGCGAGCAGGTCGTGCCCTTCCCACCCCAGCCGGTCATCACCCAGGACAACCTGGTGGTGAACATCGACACCGTCATCTACTACCAGGTGACCGACGCCCGCGCCGCGACCTACGAGGTGTCCAACTACATCCAGGCCATCGAGCAGCTCACGGTCACCACCCTGCGGAACATCATCGGTGGCATGGACCTGGAGCGGACCCTGACCTCCCGCGAGGAGATCAACGCGGCCCTGCGCGGTGTCCTGGACGAGGCCACCGGCAAGTGGGGCATCCGCGTCAACCGCGTCGAGCTCAAGGCCATCGAGCCCCCGACCTCCATCCAGGACTCGATGGAGAAGCAGATGCGGGCCGACCGGGACAAGCGCGCCTCGATCCTCCAGGCCGAGGGTGTCCGGCAGTCCGAGATCCTCCAGGCCGAGGGCGCCAAGCAGTCGGAGATCCTGCGCGCCGAGGGTGACGCCAAGGCCGCCGCGCTCCGCGCCGAGGGCGAGGCCCAGGCCATCCGCACCGTCTTCGAGGCGATCCACGCGGGCGACGCCGACCAGAAGCTCCTCGCCTACCAGTACGTCCAGATGCTCCCCAAGATCGCCGAGGGCGACGCGAACAAGGTCTGGATCGTGCCCAGCGAGCTCGGCGACGCCCTCAAGGGCCTCGGCGGCACCCTGAACAAGTACACGGGCGCCCCGCCCAACGGCGGTGGCAACGGCGGCTCGGACCCCTCGTCCCTGTCCAAGCCCCCCACCCGGGAGCAGCCGCGCATCGAGTGA
- the recN gene encoding DNA repair protein RecN: protein MVVSVLEEMRIKDLGVIDDAVVELSSGFTAVTGETGAGKTMVVTSLGLLLGGRADAAFVRGGASSAVVEGRITVPPDSAAARRAEEAGAELDDGALLISRTISAEGRSRAHVGGRSVPAGLLGELGEDLIAVHGQTDQQGLLRPARQRQALDRYAGEAVARPLAAYQETYQRLRAVAARLDELTTRARERAQEADLLRFGLDEIAAARPRPGEDAELAAEARRLGHAEALASAAALARGALAGDPADPESLDAATLVAGAHRALTAVREHDAALAGLADRLDEVGILLSDVAGELAGYADGLESDPLRLAAVEERRAVLGHLIRKYAAPGGAVDGCSAVLDWAERSAERLAELDGDDERVGGLTTERDTLHDRLTELARALTDARHEAAKRFADAVTEELTQLAMPHARIQVDVRQTEAAAGEDAVELDGRAVAYGPHGADEVELLLAPHPGSPARPIAKGASGGELSRVMLAVEVVFADAAPVPTYLFDEVDAGVGGKAAVEVGRRLAKLADAAQVVVVTHLPQVAAFADRHLVVEKTSDGSVTRSGVRSVHGEGRVRELSRMLAGQEDSRLARAHAEELLATAAKLGAGRRTDPARPGHQPGR from the coding sequence ATGGTCGTATCCGTGTTGGAGGAAATGCGGATCAAGGACCTGGGCGTGATCGACGATGCCGTCGTCGAGCTGTCCTCCGGTTTCACCGCGGTGACGGGTGAGACCGGTGCGGGCAAGACCATGGTCGTCACCAGCCTGGGGCTGCTGCTCGGCGGTCGCGCCGACGCCGCGTTCGTGCGCGGTGGCGCCTCGTCCGCTGTCGTGGAGGGCCGGATCACCGTGCCGCCCGACTCCGCGGCGGCCCGTCGAGCCGAGGAGGCGGGGGCCGAGCTGGACGACGGCGCGTTGCTCATCAGCCGCACCATCTCCGCCGAGGGCCGCTCCCGGGCGCACGTGGGCGGGCGGTCCGTGCCCGCGGGGCTGCTCGGGGAGCTGGGCGAGGACCTGATCGCCGTCCACGGGCAGACGGACCAGCAGGGGCTGCTGCGCCCGGCCCGGCAGCGGCAGGCCCTGGACCGTTACGCGGGCGAGGCCGTCGCCCGGCCGCTCGCCGCGTACCAGGAGACCTACCAGCGGCTGCGCGCCGTCGCCGCCCGGCTGGACGAGCTGACCACTCGCGCCCGGGAACGCGCCCAGGAGGCCGACCTCCTGCGGTTCGGTCTCGACGAGATCGCCGCCGCCCGGCCGCGCCCGGGCGAGGACGCCGAGCTGGCCGCCGAGGCGCGGCGGCTGGGCCACGCCGAGGCCCTGGCCTCCGCCGCCGCCCTCGCGCGCGGCGCGCTCGCGGGCGACCCGGCCGACCCCGAGAGCCTGGACGCCGCCACCCTGGTGGCCGGCGCCCACCGCGCCCTGACGGCCGTCCGGGAGCACGACGCGGCCCTGGCCGGGCTCGCCGACCGGCTCGACGAGGTCGGCATCCTGCTCTCCGACGTCGCCGGCGAGCTGGCCGGATACGCCGACGGCCTGGAATCCGACCCACTGCGCCTGGCCGCCGTCGAGGAGCGCCGCGCCGTCCTGGGCCACCTGATCCGCAAGTACGCCGCGCCGGGCGGCGCGGTCGACGGCTGCTCCGCCGTGCTCGACTGGGCCGAGCGAAGCGCCGAGCGCCTCGCGGAGCTGGACGGCGACGACGAGCGGGTCGGCGGGCTGACCACCGAACGCGACACCCTCCACGACCGGCTCACCGAGCTGGCCCGTGCCCTCACCGACGCGCGCCACGAGGCCGCCAAACGGTTCGCGGACGCCGTCACCGAGGAGCTGACCCAGCTCGCCATGCCGCACGCCCGCATCCAGGTCGACGTCCGGCAGACCGAGGCGGCGGCCGGCGAGGACGCCGTCGAGCTGGACGGCCGCGCCGTCGCCTATGGACCGCACGGCGCCGACGAGGTGGAGCTGCTGCTCGCCCCGCACCCCGGCTCTCCGGCCCGGCCCATCGCCAAGGGCGCCTCGGGCGGTGAGCTGTCGCGGGTGATGCTGGCCGTGGAGGTCGTCTTCGCGGACGCCGCGCCCGTCCCGACCTACCTCTTCGACGAGGTCGACGCGGGCGTCGGCGGCAAGGCCGCGGTCGAGGTGGGCCGGAGGCTGGCCAAGCTGGCGGACGCCGCCCAGGTCGTCGTGGTCACGCATCTGCCGCAGGTCGCCGCGTTCGCCGACCGGCACCTGGTCGTGGAGAAGACCAGCGACGGATCGGTCACCCGCAGCGGGGTGCGGTCCGTGCATGGCGAGGGCAGGGTGCGGGAGCTGTCCCGCATGCTGGCCGGCCAGGAGGACTCCCGGCTGGCCCGTGCCCACGCCGAAGAGCTGCTGGCGACCGCCGCCAAGCTGGGCGCCGGACGTCGGACGGACCCGGCCCGGCCCGGACACCAGCCCGGACGGTAA
- a CDS encoding TlyA family RNA methyltransferase: MAAATQRRLARLDAELVRRKLARSREHARALIDARRVTVDGATAAKPATQVATSAALVVRADDADPEYVSRGGHKLAGALAAFTPRGLRVAGRRALDAGASTGGFTDVLLRAGATSVIAVDVGYGQLAWSLRADTRVTVKDRTNVRELTLDAIGGEPVDLVVGDLSFIPLGLVVPALVRCAVPDADLVLMVKPQFEVGRERLGSGGVVRSPELRAEAVRAVAARAAGHGLGVAGVTASPLPGPSGNVEYFLWLCAGAPALDPADVDRAVTEGPQ; the protein is encoded by the coding sequence GTGGCAGCCGCGACCCAGCGCCGCCTGGCCCGCCTCGACGCGGAGCTCGTGCGCCGCAAGCTGGCCCGTTCCCGCGAGCACGCCAGGGCGCTCATCGACGCCCGCCGGGTGACCGTCGACGGGGCGACCGCCGCCAAACCCGCCACCCAGGTGGCGACCAGCGCGGCCCTCGTCGTCCGCGCCGACGACGCCGACCCCGAGTACGTCTCGCGCGGCGGCCACAAGCTGGCCGGCGCCCTGGCCGCCTTCACCCCGCGCGGCCTGCGCGTCGCCGGGCGCCGCGCGCTGGACGCCGGGGCGTCCACCGGCGGGTTCACCGACGTGCTGCTGCGCGCGGGCGCCACCTCGGTCATCGCCGTCGACGTCGGCTACGGGCAGCTCGCATGGTCCCTCCGGGCCGACACCAGGGTCACCGTCAAGGACCGTACGAACGTACGCGAGTTGACGCTCGACGCGATCGGCGGCGAGCCGGTGGACCTGGTCGTCGGCGACCTGTCGTTCATCCCGCTCGGCCTGGTCGTCCCCGCCCTCGTGCGCTGCGCCGTGCCCGACGCCGACCTCGTGCTGATGGTGAAGCCGCAGTTCGAGGTCGGCCGCGAACGCCTCGGCAGTGGCGGCGTCGTCCGCAGCCCCGAGCTGCGCGCCGAGGCCGTGCGCGCCGTCGCCGCCCGGGCGGCCGGGCACGGCCTCGGAGTCGCGGGGGTCACCGCCAGCCCATTGCCAGGCCCCTCGGGCAATGTTGAATACTTTCTGTGGCTGTGCGCCGGGGCACCCGCACTCGACCCGGCCGATGTCGACCGCGCAGTGACGGAGGGGCCGCAGTGA
- a CDS encoding DNA-3-methyladenine glycosylase: protein MEQQPDEKPLPRDFFDRPVLEVAPDLLGRTLVRSLPDGEITVRLTEVEAYAGEADPGSHAFRGRTARNATMYGPPGHVYVYFTYGMWHCMNLVCGPPGLASAVLLRAGEVVTGAGPARARRPSARTDAELAKGPARLATALDVDRRLDGVDVCGPAAETPMRVLRGAPVPERRIKTGPRTGVGGDGATHPWRFWIAEDPTVSPYRAHQRKRKRARLDAPVGKS from the coding sequence GTGGAACAGCAGCCGGACGAAAAGCCGTTGCCCCGCGACTTCTTCGACCGTCCCGTCCTGGAGGTCGCCCCCGACCTCCTCGGCCGGACCCTGGTCAGGAGCCTGCCGGACGGTGAGATCACCGTGCGCCTCACGGAGGTCGAGGCGTACGCCGGGGAGGCCGATCCGGGCTCCCACGCCTTCCGCGGCCGGACCGCGCGGAACGCCACGATGTACGGCCCGCCCGGCCACGTCTATGTCTACTTCACCTATGGCATGTGGCACTGCATGAATCTGGTGTGCGGCCCGCCCGGCCTCGCGAGCGCGGTGCTGCTGCGCGCCGGGGAGGTGGTGACCGGCGCCGGCCCGGCCCGCGCCCGCCGCCCGTCTGCGCGGACCGACGCGGAGCTGGCCAAGGGGCCCGCACGGCTCGCCACGGCACTTGACGTGGATCGTCGGCTTGATGGTGTGGATGTCTGCGGCCCGGCCGCGGAGACGCCGATGCGCGTCCTGCGCGGCGCTCCGGTCCCTGAGCGGCGGATCAAAACAGGCCCGCGCACGGGCGTCGGCGGCGACGGAGCGACCCATCCCTGGCGCTTCTGGATCGCCGAGGACCCCACGGTGAGCCCTTACAGGGCACACCAGAGGAAGCGCAAGAGGGCCCGACTTGACGCGCCGGTCGGGAAGTCGTAA
- a CDS encoding YbhB/YbcL family Raf kinase inhibitor-like protein → MSELRRRPLPHDFHPLVASFSLVSDDVTDGAPLKDDQVFAAGNISPHLRWAGFPEGAKSFAVTCYDPDAPTGSGFWHWVLFDIPATVTELPAGAGGGDMAGLPAGATQVRNDYGTRDFGGAAPPPGDGPHRYVFTVYAVDSERLGPDENATPAQVGFMLRFHAIGRAHLIGEYENPAGG, encoded by the coding sequence ATGTCCGAGCTCCGGCGGCGTCCGCTCCCCCACGACTTCCACCCACTGGTGGCGTCGTTCTCCCTGGTGAGCGACGACGTGACGGACGGCGCGCCACTCAAGGACGACCAGGTGTTCGCCGCGGGGAACATTTCGCCGCACCTGCGCTGGGCCGGCTTCCCCGAAGGGGCCAAGAGCTTCGCCGTCACCTGCTACGACCCGGACGCGCCGACGGGCAGCGGCTTCTGGCACTGGGTGCTGTTCGACATCCCGGCCACCGTGACCGAGCTGCCCGCCGGGGCGGGCGGCGGTGACATGGCGGGGCTGCCCGCCGGGGCGACGCAGGTGCGCAACGACTACGGGACGCGCGACTTCGGCGGCGCGGCTCCGCCGCCCGGGGACGGGCCGCACCGGTATGTCTTCACCGTGTACGCGGTGGACTCGGAGCGGCTGGGCCCGGACGAGAACGCCACACCCGCCCAGGTCGGCTTCATGCTCCGCTTCCACGCGATCGGACGGGCGCACCTGATCGGCGAGTACGAGAACCCGGCCGGAGGCTGA
- a CDS encoding HAD hydrolase-like protein — translation MAESTGPTRSTGSPRTAPEGSERALNEVYDTALLDLDGVVYAGGEAIAYAVESLRTARDSGMRLAYVTNNAARTPETVAEHLTRLGVPARPSEVVTSAQAVARLIAEQVPAGARVLCAGGEGLRVALRERGLSPVDSADDDPAAVVQGYGGAELPWGVLAEAAIAVNRGVPWFASNTDLTIPSGRGIAPGNGAAVEVVRIATGHTRNPWVAGKPLPPMHRETILRTGAARPLVVGDRLDTDIEGAYAGGVDSLLVLTGVTDAARLLVARPDHRPTFVAADLRGLLAPQPAVVADGDGFRCGGWRAVAGDGGALALDGRGEAVDGLRALCAAAWTVAGTDGGARVSADRALAALDL, via the coding sequence ATGGCTGAATCGACAGGGCCGACACGGTCGACGGGCTCTCCCCGGACGGCCCCCGAGGGCTCCGAGCGGGCGCTGAACGAGGTCTACGACACGGCGCTCCTCGACCTGGACGGGGTCGTGTACGCGGGGGGCGAGGCCATCGCGTACGCCGTCGAGTCGTTGCGCACCGCCCGGGACAGCGGCATGCGGCTGGCGTACGTGACGAACAACGCGGCCCGCACGCCGGAGACCGTCGCGGAGCACCTGACGCGGCTCGGCGTTCCGGCGCGGCCGTCGGAGGTCGTCACCTCGGCGCAGGCCGTGGCGCGGCTGATCGCCGAGCAGGTGCCGGCGGGCGCGCGGGTGTTGTGCGCCGGGGGTGAGGGGCTGCGGGTGGCGCTGCGCGAGCGCGGGCTGAGCCCGGTGGACTCGGCGGACGACGACCCGGCGGCGGTGGTGCAGGGGTACGGCGGGGCCGAGCTGCCATGGGGCGTGCTGGCGGAGGCGGCGATCGCGGTGAACCGGGGCGTGCCGTGGTTCGCCTCGAACACGGACCTCACCATTCCCAGCGGGCGCGGGATCGCGCCGGGGAACGGCGCGGCGGTCGAGGTCGTGCGGATAGCGACCGGGCATACGAGGAATCCGTGGGTCGCGGGCAAACCGCTGCCGCCGATGCACCGCGAGACGATTCTGCGGACGGGGGCGGCGCGACCGCTGGTCGTGGGGGACCGGCTGGACACGGACATCGAGGGTGCGTACGCCGGGGGTGTCGACTCGCTGCTGGTGCTGACCGGGGTGACGGACGCGGCGCGGCTTCTCGTGGCCCGGCCCGACCACCGGCCGACGTTCGTGGCGGCGGACCTGCGGGGGCTGCTGGCGCCGCAGCCGGCCGTGGTGGCGGACGGCGACGGCTTCCGTTGCGGCGGCTGGCGGGCGGTGGCCGGGGACGGCGGCGCGCTGGCGCTCGACGGGCGGGGCGAGGCGGTGGACGGACTGCGCGCGCTGTGCGCCGCCGCCTGGACGGTGGCGGGCACGGACGGCGGTGCCCGGGTGTCGGCCGACCGGGCACTGGCGGCGCTGGACCTGTGA